A single Ignavibacteriales bacterium DNA region contains:
- a CDS encoding DUF5009 domain-containing protein: protein MAETTDSGRDYSLDALRGFAILTMILSGRVPWGVLPGWMYHVQVPPPAHKFDPSIPGISWVDLVFPFFLFSMGAAFPFALSKKLEKAKSAWNLMSGVLWRGVLLMFFALVIFHIRPHILHKTETTATYILAISLFALLFLIFLRYPSGWSKTIVYTLKSISAVILILFLALFTFSNGEGFSFRKYDIIILVLSNVAVAGSVIWIFTRANLMSKLFIMAVLLGIRLGFNTEGSWIALAGKEWPGYLLFQLTFLKYLFIIIPGMIAGDILYTQSKAKTVPEEKLSAGLVMILIISAFGLILISLIGLYIREVFLTVLLSALVLAGMYALLKNSGEYLTQKYLRLFLWGAAWIMVGLVFEPFEGGIKKDPSTMSYYLLTSGLAIMMLIGFSLLFNHLHLTKYFSLLIDSGKNPMLAYAAGTNLLTPLVMLTGIQPLLIELLPGMWPGVLRGIILTLLLALMVMFFTRKNLFWRT from the coding sequence ATGGCTGAAACAACTGACAGCGGAAGAGATTATTCACTTGATGCATTACGGGGGTTCGCGATTCTGACCATGATATTATCCGGACGGGTCCCATGGGGCGTCCTGCCAGGATGGATGTATCATGTGCAGGTACCTCCTCCGGCGCATAAATTTGATCCCTCCATACCGGGAATCAGCTGGGTTGATCTGGTATTTCCCTTCTTTCTTTTTTCTATGGGAGCTGCCTTTCCTTTTGCTCTTTCAAAAAAGCTGGAGAAAGCAAAATCAGCATGGAATCTTATGTCGGGTGTTCTCTGGAGGGGTGTGCTGCTCATGTTCTTTGCGCTGGTGATATTTCATATAAGGCCTCATATACTTCACAAAACGGAAACCACCGCCACATATATTCTGGCAATCTCCCTTTTTGCGCTCCTCTTTTTGATTTTCCTGCGTTATCCGTCCGGCTGGAGCAAAACGATAGTTTATACTCTCAAAAGCATCTCAGCAGTAATTCTGATACTGTTTCTGGCACTCTTCACATTTTCAAACGGTGAGGGATTCAGTTTCAGGAAATATGATATCATCATTCTGGTTCTTTCGAATGTTGCCGTAGCCGGTTCGGTTATCTGGATATTCACGCGCGCAAACCTGATGAGCAAACTCTTCATCATGGCAGTATTGCTTGGGATACGGCTGGGTTTTAACACGGAGGGGAGCTGGATCGCCCTTGCCGGAAAAGAGTGGCCCGGCTATCTGCTGTTTCAGCTAACTTTTCTGAAGTATCTTTTCATAATTATTCCCGGAATGATTGCCGGTGATATATTATATACACAGAGCAAAGCAAAAACTGTGCCTGAGGAAAAACTGTCTGCGGGCTTAGTAATGATTCTTATCATCTCAGCTTTCGGACTAATACTCATTTCACTCATCGGACTCTACATCAGAGAGGTTTTTCTTACAGTTCTGCTTTCTGCACTGGTGCTTGCAGGTATGTATGCACTTCTGAAGAATTCGGGAGAATATCTGACACAGAAATATCTCCGGTTATTCCTTTGGGGAGCGGCGTGGATTATGGTCGGACTGGTTTTTGAGCCATTTGAAGGGGGGATAAAGAAAGATCCCTCTACAATGAGCTATTATCTCCTGACCTCCGGACTGGCAATCATGATGCTGATCGGGTTTTCTCTGCTATTTAACCATCTGCATCTCACAAAATATTTCTCACTGCTTATTGATTCCGGTAAAAACCCGATGCTTGCTTATGCGGCAGGAACAAATCTGCTCACACCGCTTGTCATGCTGACAGGAATTCAGCCGCTTTTAATTGAACTTCTGCCTGGTATGTGGCCCGGGGTTCTGCGCGGCATCATACTAACACTCCTTCTCGCCCTTATGGTAATGTTCTTCACCAGAAAAAATTTATTCTGGAGAACCTGA
- a CDS encoding long-chain fatty acid--CoA ligase, which translates to MPILKDFVTIPDIFYYLTEEYGKTTAKPLMYHKSENKWVSISYPEFKESTHQLSAGLSSLGVKRGDKVALIAENGPKWIFSDLAILSLGAVNVPLYPSLTADNIEYILNNSETVGIIVSNKFQLTKVLKIKDKCKHLRFIIVMVDQDAVAGDPMIYSFTNVQKRGEKFLRENPKLIYDAISLCRPDDLCTIIYTSGTTGEPKGVMLTHKNIISNVNAALKCFPIGETDTFLSFLPLCHIFERMAGYYTVFASGSTVYFAQSIESVASDLMEVKPTIMTAVPRLFERIYSKVLKNIQSQPQKKQKIFEWAVETGKSYCEQKRNGSVSPALAIKQKLADILVLSKIRARTGGKLRFFISGGAALPRDLGEFFEALGVIIIEGYGLTESSPVIAANRLDGYKFGTVGKPFPGVDVKIAHDGEILARGANIMLGYYKNKKETEETIKDGWLHTGDIGVFDAEGYLMITDRKKHLFKTSAGKYIAPTPIENMFLSSRFIDQFVLIGDRRMFLSALIVPDFEALREYADSHSINYKDNADLIKNKDIYDMMERELITFSRRLANFERVRKFALLEKPFALETGEMTPSLKLKRKVIEERYRHLIEEMYLEMQ; encoded by the coding sequence ATGCCTATTTTAAAAGATTTTGTTACCATCCCGGATATTTTTTATTATCTGACTGAAGAATATGGTAAAACAACGGCCAAGCCGCTTATGTACCATAAATCGGAAAACAAGTGGGTTTCTATCTCCTATCCGGAGTTTAAGGAGTCAACTCATCAGTTAAGCGCCGGACTTTCTTCTCTCGGGGTTAAACGTGGTGACAAAGTTGCACTCATTGCGGAAAACGGCCCGAAATGGATATTTTCCGATTTAGCTATTCTTTCGTTAGGGGCGGTTAATGTGCCTCTCTACCCTTCTCTTACCGCTGATAATATTGAATATATCCTGAATAATTCCGAGACCGTAGGTATTATAGTTTCGAACAAGTTTCAGCTAACTAAAGTACTCAAAATAAAAGATAAGTGTAAACATCTGCGGTTTATTATTGTGATGGTTGATCAGGATGCTGTTGCCGGTGACCCGATGATTTATAGTTTCACCAATGTTCAGAAGCGGGGTGAAAAATTCCTCAGGGAAAACCCGAAACTGATCTATGATGCAATCAGTCTCTGCCGGCCTGATGATCTCTGCACAATAATATATACTTCCGGAACCACGGGTGAACCGAAAGGAGTAATGCTCACCCACAAAAATATTATTTCCAATGTTAACGCTGCACTTAAATGCTTCCCGATAGGCGAAACTGATACATTCCTTTCCTTTCTTCCCCTCTGTCATATTTTTGAACGAATGGCAGGATATTATACCGTTTTTGCCTCCGGAAGCACTGTTTACTTTGCGCAGAGCATTGAAAGCGTGGCATCAGATCTGATGGAGGTGAAACCAACTATTATGACCGCAGTTCCACGGCTATTTGAACGGATTTATTCAAAAGTGCTGAAAAACATACAGTCACAGCCGCAAAAGAAACAGAAGATTTTTGAGTGGGCTGTTGAAACCGGAAAAAGTTACTGCGAACAAAAACGTAATGGCTCAGTTTCACCTGCTCTTGCTATCAAACAAAAACTTGCTGATATTCTGGTGCTGAGTAAAATACGTGCGCGCACCGGAGGGAAACTGAGATTTTTTATCTCCGGTGGAGCAGCACTCCCGCGGGATTTAGGTGAATTTTTTGAAGCACTCGGAGTTATTATAATTGAAGGATACGGACTTACCGAGTCCTCCCCGGTTATTGCAGCTAACAGATTAGACGGTTATAAATTTGGAACTGTCGGAAAACCCTTTCCGGGTGTTGATGTGAAGATTGCGCATGATGGTGAAATACTTGCCCGCGGCGCAAATATCATGCTGGGTTACTATAAAAACAAAAAGGAAACTGAAGAAACCATTAAAGATGGATGGCTGCATACCGGAGATATCGGAGTCTTTGATGCAGAGGGATATCTGATGATAACCGACCGGAAGAAACACCTTTTTAAGACTTCCGCAGGTAAATATATAGCACCGACTCCGATTGAAAATATGTTCCTTTCCAGCAGATTTATTGACCAGTTTGTCCTGATAGGCGACAGAAGAATGTTCCTCAGCGCTCTGATTGTTCCTGATTTTGAGGCTCTTCGCGAATATGCAGACTCACACAGCATTAACTATAAGGATAATGCTGATCTCATCAAGAACAAGGATATCTATGATATGATGGAGCGGGAACTGATTACTTTCTCCCGAAGGCTTGCGAATTTTGAGCGTGTCAGAAAATTCGCCCTTCTTGAAAAACCGTTCGCTCTTGAAACCGGTGAGATGACACCTTCTCTCAAATTGAAGCGCAAGGTGATTGAAGAGCGTTACCGGCACTTGATCGAAGAGATGTATCTGGAAATGCAGTAA
- the bshB1 gene encoding bacillithiol biosynthesis deacetylase BshB1, protein MNLDVIVFAAHPDDAELTMGGTIARLVAEGKKVGIIDVTRGELGTRGTPETRQKEAFQAAVILKIASRENLYIPDGEIEDNKENLSKLLICIRKYRPKLIFAPYKNDRHPDHIKLSALVKQAFFSSGLTKIKTFDKDTPQEAYRPAKLFYYMQTYTFEPSFIVDISDYFEIKKKAMMAYATQFYDPNSTEPNTFISTPEFVEFIRAKAEFYGFKIGRKYGEPFFTEEELELDLVHYLNRL, encoded by the coding sequence ATGAATCTAGACGTAATAGTATTTGCCGCCCATCCGGATGATGCCGAACTGACGATGGGCGGGACCATAGCACGGTTAGTTGCTGAGGGGAAAAAAGTCGGCATAATTGATGTCACCAGAGGGGAATTAGGAACCAGGGGAACCCCCGAAACAAGGCAAAAAGAGGCTTTTCAGGCAGCCGTAATCTTAAAAATCGCATCAAGAGAGAATCTTTACATACCCGACGGTGAAATTGAGGACAATAAGGAGAATCTGAGCAAACTGCTTATCTGCATCAGAAAATACCGTCCCAAACTGATTTTTGCTCCGTATAAAAATGACCGCCACCCGGATCACATTAAACTAAGTGCCCTGGTTAAACAGGCGTTTTTTTCCTCAGGGCTGACCAAAATAAAAACCTTTGACAAAGACACTCCTCAGGAGGCTTACCGCCCGGCAAAACTTTTTTACTATATGCAGACCTACACCTTTGAGCCTTCATTTATTGTTGATATTTCAGATTATTTTGAAATTAAAAAGAAGGCGATGATGGCTTATGCGACCCAGTTCTATGATCCGAACAGTACTGAGCCGAATACCTTTATAAGCACACCTGAATTTGTTGAATTTATCAGGGCAAAGGCAGAGTTTTACGGCTTTAAAATCGGCAGGAAATATGGTGAACCATTTTTTACGGAGGAAGAATTAGAACTGGATCTGGTACACTATTTAAATAGATTGTAA